In Bosea vestrisii, the following are encoded in one genomic region:
- the cyoD gene encoding cytochrome o ubiquinol oxidase subunit IV → MSQNHAEVHDNHQDGHDSHGASHGSLRGYVTGFLLSVVLTAIPFWLVMNDVLANSTLTAIVIMLFAAAQIVVHMVYFLHMNGRSEGGWSMMALIFTIIIVAIALTGSLWVMFHLNANMMPDLHKM, encoded by the coding sequence ATGAGCCAGAACCACGCCGAGGTCCACGACAACCACCAGGACGGGCACGACTCCCACGGCGCGTCCCATGGCAGCCTGCGCGGCTACGTCACCGGCTTCCTGCTCTCCGTGGTCCTGACCGCGATCCCGTTCTGGCTCGTCATGAACGACGTGCTGGCGAACTCGACGCTGACCGCGATCGTGATCATGCTTTTCGCCGCCGCGCAGATCGTCGTCCACATGGTCTACTTCCTCCACATGAACGGCCGCTCGGAAGGCGGCTGGTCGATGATGGCGCTGATCTTCACGATCATCATCGTGGCGATCGCGCTCACGGGCTCGCTCTGGGTGATGTTCCACCTCAACGCCAACATGATGCCCGACCTGCACAAGATGTGA
- the cyoA gene encoding ubiquinol oxidase subunit II translates to MRIFRLLTVLPILALLGGCQMVLLSPSGDVALQQRNLMLASVALMLLVIIPVMALTIFFAWRYRASAKATYHPEWNHSLPLEVVIWSVPLLIIVVLGAMTWMGTHLLDPYRPLNRIAAGKPVVEARAGSTGIRKQPLVIQVVALDWKWLFLYPAQGIASLNEVVAPVDQPIEFRITSSSVMNSLFIPALAGQIYAMPGMQTKLNAVINRPGEFEGFSANYSGAGFSDMRFRFRGVDDKAFGEWVQDAIRGGSTLGRDEYLVLERPSEREPVRYFRDIPSDLFTAVLNMCVDRAKMCMRDMMAMDAKGGGGKEGIHTVVALEYDKSVRRGGQPLPPRPFVTAICTPTDVYGAAGMPARAFN, encoded by the coding sequence TTGCGGATCTTTCGACTTTTAACGGTTCTACCGATCCTCGCCCTGCTTGGCGGGTGCCAGATGGTGCTGCTCTCGCCATCGGGCGATGTTGCGTTGCAGCAACGCAACCTCATGCTCGCCTCCGTGGCGCTGATGCTGCTCGTCATCATCCCGGTGATGGCGCTGACGATCTTCTTCGCCTGGCGCTACCGCGCCTCGGCCAAGGCAACCTATCATCCGGAGTGGAACCATTCGCTGCCGCTTGAGGTGGTGATCTGGTCGGTGCCGCTGCTGATCATCGTCGTCCTGGGCGCGATGACCTGGATGGGCACGCATCTGCTCGATCCCTATCGCCCGCTCAACCGCATCGCCGCCGGCAAGCCGGTGGTCGAAGCGAGAGCAGGTAGTACCGGGATCAGGAAGCAGCCGCTGGTGATCCAGGTCGTGGCGCTCGACTGGAAATGGCTCTTCCTCTACCCGGCGCAGGGCATCGCCTCACTGAACGAGGTGGTGGCGCCGGTCGACCAGCCGATCGAGTTTCGCATCACCTCGTCCTCGGTGATGAACTCGCTCTTCATCCCGGCGCTCGCCGGCCAGATCTACGCCATGCCGGGCATGCAGACCAAGCTCAACGCCGTGATCAATCGCCCCGGCGAGTTCGAGGGTTTCTCCGCCAATTACAGCGGTGCCGGCTTCTCCGACATGCGCTTCCGCTTCCGCGGGGTCGACGACAAGGCTTTCGGGGAGTGGGTGCAGGACGCGATCCGGGGCGGCAGCACGCTCGGGCGCGACGAATATCTCGTGCTGGAACGGCCGAGCGAGCGCGAGCCGGTCCGCTATTTCCGCGACATTCCGTCGGATCTCTTCACCGCCGTCCTCAACATGTGCGTCGACCGCGCCAAGATGTGCATGCGCGACATGATGGCGATGGACGCCAAGGGCGGCGGCGGCAAGGAGGGCATCCATACCGTCGTCGCGCTCGAATACGACAAGAGCGTGCGCCGTGGCGGGCAACCGCTGCCGCCGCGCCCGTTCGTGACGGCGATCTGCACGCCGACCGACGTCTATGGCGCTGCGGGCATGCCAGCCCGCGCCTTCAATTAA
- a CDS encoding DUF2065 domain-containing protein, whose translation MTDFLAALGLVFAIEGLLFASIPEIAKEALRSASETPAERMRLIGIVSAVVGVGLVWLARS comes from the coding sequence ATGACAGATTTCCTCGCGGCGCTCGGTCTGGTCTTCGCCATCGAGGGATTGCTTTTCGCCTCTATCCCCGAGATCGCCAAGGAGGCGCTGCGCAGCGCCTCCGAGACTCCCGCCGAGCGAATGCGCCTGATCGGCATCGTCTCGGCCGTCGTCGGCGTCGGTCTGGTCTGGCTGGCCAGAAGCTGA
- the hflC gene encoding protease modulator HflC, producing the protein MNGILRVGLLAIIAIAAVVFYACTFVVRQTDSAIVLRFGAVRTVTTTPGLYLKLPAPFEQVVFLDNRILDLDLPAQEIIASDQKRLVIDAFTRYRISDPLRFYQAVNNIPRANSQLASVVNGNVRSVLAEATFTSMVRNDRSRLMNRIRDDVNREAARFGMTVVDVRLRRVDLPAANSQAVFQRMQTERQREAAEARALGGQQSQEIRAKAERDAIIIVAEAQRKSDEIRGQGEGERNRIFAEGFGKDAEFFAFYRSMQAYEASLKSGDTRMLLTPDSPFFRFFNDPSGKRSGAATDAAPAAPKP; encoded by the coding sequence ATGAACGGCATCCTTCGCGTCGGCCTGCTGGCGATCATCGCCATCGCCGCTGTCGTCTTCTATGCCTGCACCTTCGTCGTCAGGCAGACCGACTCCGCCATCGTGCTGCGCTTCGGCGCGGTGCGCACCGTCACCACGACGCCGGGCCTCTACCTCAAGCTGCCGGCACCGTTCGAGCAGGTGGTCTTCCTCGACAACCGCATCCTCGACCTCGACCTGCCGGCGCAGGAGATCATCGCCTCGGATCAGAAGCGGCTCGTGATCGACGCTTTCACGCGCTACCGCATCTCCGATCCGCTGCGCTTCTACCAGGCGGTCAACAACATCCCGCGGGCGAATTCGCAGCTCGCTTCGGTCGTCAACGGTAATGTCCGCTCGGTTCTCGCCGAGGCGACGTTCACGTCGATGGTGCGTAACGATCGGTCGCGGCTGATGAACCGCATCCGCGACGACGTGAATCGCGAGGCTGCTCGCTTCGGCATGACCGTGGTCGACGTCCGGTTGCGCCGTGTCGACCTGCCGGCAGCCAACTCGCAGGCGGTGTTCCAGCGCATGCAGACCGAACGCCAACGCGAGGCGGCGGAAGCGCGCGCGCTCGGCGGCCAGCAGTCGCAGGAGATCCGGGCGAAGGCCGAGCGTGACGCGATCATCATCGTCGCCGAGGCGCAGCGGAAATCCGACGAGATCCGCGGCCAGGGCGAGGGCGAGCGCAATCGCATCTTTGCCGAGGGCTTCGGCAAAGATGCGGAGTTCTTCGCCTTCTACCGCTCGATGCAGGCCTATGAAGCCAGCCTGAAGTCCGGCGATACGCGCATGCTGCTGACGCCGGACTCGCCGTTCTTCCGCTTCTTCAACGATCCGTCCGGCAAACGCTCCGGCGCGGCAACCGATGCGGCCCCGGCCGCGCCCAAGCCCTGA
- a CDS encoding SURF1 family protein, which produces MAPQDEGCESFQKRRHGGVARVIFIAGLCLATLVFAGLGIWQVQRRSWKLDLIARVEQRLKAPPVAAPGPAQWDGVTIPADEYRRVILQGRYLDAPETLTMAVTERGPGFWVLAPFRADAGFTVLVNRGFVPEGKRGLDERRKVVGEEARVVGLLRLSEPGGGFLRANDAIAGRWYSRDVAVIAQARQLGQVAPYFVDTDAATEPGPLPQGGLTQVSFRNTHLVYALTWLCLALMSAGAAAYLIRGRSEEPSES; this is translated from the coding sequence ATGGCTCCTCAGGATGAGGGCTGTGAGAGTTTTCAGAAGCGGCGACACGGCGGTGTCGCACGGGTCATCTTCATCGCCGGGCTCTGCCTCGCCACCCTGGTCTTCGCCGGCCTCGGCATCTGGCAGGTCCAGCGGCGGAGCTGGAAGCTCGACCTGATCGCCCGTGTCGAGCAGCGTCTCAAGGCCCCGCCGGTCGCTGCGCCAGGGCCAGCGCAATGGGACGGGGTCACCATTCCAGCGGACGAATATCGCCGCGTCATCCTGCAAGGGCGCTATCTCGATGCACCGGAGACGCTGACGATGGCGGTGACGGAGCGCGGTCCCGGTTTTTGGGTGCTGGCGCCGTTCCGAGCGGATGCCGGCTTCACCGTGCTCGTCAATCGCGGCTTCGTGCCGGAAGGCAAGCGCGGGCTTGATGAAAGACGCAAGGTCGTTGGCGAAGAGGCGAGGGTGGTCGGACTGCTGCGGCTGAGCGAGCCCGGTGGTGGCTTCCTGCGCGCCAACGATGCCATTGCGGGCCGCTGGTATTCACGTGATGTGGCAGTGATCGCGCAGGCACGGCAGCTCGGGCAGGTCGCGCCCTATTTCGTCGATACCGACGCGGCCACCGAACCAGGCCCGCTGCCGCAGGGCGGCCTGACCCAGGTCAGCTTCCGCAATACGCATCTGGTCTATGCGCTGACGTGGCTTTGCCTCGCGCTGATGAGCGCGGGAGCGGCAGCCTATCTGATCAGGGGCAGGTCGGAGGAGCCGTCCGAGAGCTGA
- the cyoB gene encoding cytochrome o ubiquinol oxidase subunit I, with protein MTSYPDWWKLLFGRFTLEAIPYHEPILIVTFAAVILGGLALVALVTRLKLWGYLWHEWFTSVDHKKIGIMYMILGVIMLLRGFADALMMRGQQAIAFAGNEGYLPPHHYDQIFTAHGVIMIFFVAMPFVTGLMNYVVPLQIGARDVAFPFLNNFSFWMTVGGAVLVMASLFIGEFAKVGWLAYPPLSGAAYSPGVGMDYYLWALQIAGIGTTLSGVNLIATIVKMRAPGMDLMKMPIFTWTSLCTNVLIVATFPILAATLALLTLDRYVGTNFFTNDLGGNPMMYVNLIWIWGHPEVYILILPLFGVYSEVASTFCGKRLFGYASMVYATVVITILSYLVWLHHFFTMGSGASVNSFFGITTMIISIPTGAKIFNWLFTMYRGRIRFELPMMWLLAFMITFVIGGMTGVMLAVPPADFVLHNSLFLIAHFHNVIIGGVVFGVFAGIAYWFPKAFGFKLDPFWGHLSFWFWVIGFYVAFMPLYILGLMGVTRRLSRFEDPSLQIWFVIAAFGAVLIALGILCFLIQIGVSILRREQLRDTTGDPWEGRTLEWSTSSPPPAYNFAFTPIVHDLDTWADMKKRGYQRPLTGYRPIHMPRNTGAGLIIAGLATICGFALIWYIWWLAALSFVSVIAAVIIHTFNYDRDFHIPADEVVQAEDARTQLLGRA; from the coding sequence ATGACCTCTTATCCGGACTGGTGGAAGCTGCTCTTCGGACGCTTCACCCTCGAAGCGATCCCCTATCACGAGCCGATCCTGATCGTGACTTTCGCGGCGGTCATCCTCGGCGGGCTCGCGCTCGTCGCGCTGGTTACCCGGCTCAAGCTCTGGGGCTATCTCTGGCACGAATGGTTCACCAGCGTGGACCACAAGAAGATCGGGATCATGTACATGATCCTCGGCGTGATCATGCTGCTGCGCGGCTTCGCCGATGCGCTGATGATGCGCGGCCAGCAGGCTATCGCCTTCGCCGGCAATGAGGGCTATCTGCCGCCGCACCATTACGACCAGATCTTCACCGCCCATGGCGTGATCATGATCTTCTTCGTGGCGATGCCGTTCGTCACGGGGCTGATGAACTATGTCGTGCCGCTGCAGATCGGCGCGCGCGACGTCGCCTTCCCCTTCCTCAACAATTTCAGCTTCTGGATGACGGTCGGCGGCGCCGTTCTGGTGATGGCCTCGCTCTTCATCGGCGAGTTCGCCAAGGTGGGCTGGCTCGCCTATCCGCCGCTGTCGGGGGCCGCCTACTCGCCCGGGGTGGGTATGGACTACTACCTCTGGGCGCTGCAGATCGCGGGCATCGGCACGACCCTGTCCGGGGTCAACCTGATCGCGACCATCGTCAAGATGCGCGCGCCCGGCATGGACCTGATGAAGATGCCGATCTTCACCTGGACGTCGCTGTGCACCAACGTCCTGATTGTCGCGACCTTCCCGATCCTGGCGGCGACGCTCGCGCTGCTGACGCTCGATCGCTATGTCGGCACCAACTTCTTCACGAACGATCTCGGCGGCAACCCGATGATGTACGTGAACCTGATCTGGATCTGGGGCCACCCGGAGGTCTACATCCTGATCCTGCCGCTCTTCGGTGTCTATTCCGAGGTTGCCTCGACCTTCTGCGGCAAGCGCCTCTTCGGCTACGCCTCGATGGTCTATGCGACGGTTGTCATCACCATCCTGTCCTACCTGGTCTGGCTGCACCACTTCTTCACGATGGGCTCGGGCGCCAGCGTGAACTCGTTCTTCGGCATCACGACGATGATCATCTCGATCCCGACGGGCGCGAAGATCTTCAACTGGCTGTTCACGATGTATCGCGGCCGCATCCGCTTCGAGCTGCCGATGATGTGGCTCCTCGCCTTCATGATCACCTTCGTCATCGGCGGCATGACCGGGGTCATGCTCGCGGTGCCGCCGGCCGACTTCGTGCTGCACAACAGCCTGTTCCTGATCGCCCATTTCCATAACGTCATCATCGGTGGCGTGGTCTTCGGCGTCTTCGCCGGCATCGCCTACTGGTTCCCCAAGGCCTTCGGCTTCAAGCTCGACCCGTTCTGGGGGCATCTCTCGTTCTGGTTCTGGGTGATCGGCTTCTACGTCGCTTTCATGCCGCTCTACATCCTCGGCCTGATGGGCGTGACGCGGCGCCTCAGCCGCTTCGAGGATCCCTCGCTGCAGATCTGGTTCGTGATCGCGGCGTTCGGCGCGGTGCTGATCGCGCTCGGCATCCTGTGCTTCCTGATCCAGATCGGCGTCAGCATCCTGCGCCGCGAGCAATTGCGCGACACGACCGGCGACCCGTGGGAGGGGCGCACGCTGGAATGGTCGACCTCCTCGCCGCCGCCGGCCTACAACTTCGCCTTCACGCCTATCGTGCATGACCTCGACACCTGGGCCGACATGAAGAAGCGCGGCTACCAGCGCCCACTCACGGGCTATCGGCCGATCCACATGCCGAGGAATACCGGCGCCGGCCTGATCATCGCCGGGCTGGCGACGATCTGCGGCTTCGCACTGATCTGGTACATCTGGTGGCTGGCGGCGCTCTCCTTCGTCAGCGTGATCGCGGCCGTGATCATCCACACCTTCAACTACGACCGCGACTTCCACATTCCGGCCGATGAGGTCGTGCAGGCGGAAGATGCGCGCACCCAGCTTCTGGGCCGGGCCTGA
- the cyoC gene encoding cytochrome o ubiquinol oxidase subunit III, whose protein sequence is MAKATAQTANGVPAFYVTEEEHAHPGGSTMLGFWLYLMSDCLVFAVLFATYGVLGRNYAAGPSGADLFDLKLVAVNTAMLLFSSITYGFAMLAMDKGRQAAMQGWLVVTALFGLAFLGIELYEFAHLIHEGATPMRSAFLSSFFTLVGTHGLHVTFGLIWLAILMTQVSKHGLIEANRRRLMCLSMFWHFLDVVWIGVFTFVYLMGVLK, encoded by the coding sequence ATGGCTAAGGCGACAGCGCAGACCGCGAACGGCGTTCCGGCGTTCTACGTCACTGAGGAGGAGCACGCGCACCCCGGCGGCTCGACGATGCTCGGCTTCTGGCTCTATCTGATGAGCGACTGCCTGGTCTTCGCGGTCCTCTTCGCGACCTATGGCGTGCTCGGGCGCAACTATGCTGCCGGGCCGTCTGGCGCCGACCTGTTCGACCTGAAGCTGGTGGCGGTCAACACCGCCATGCTGCTGTTCTCCTCGATCACCTACGGCTTCGCGATGCTGGCGATGGATAAGGGCCGGCAGGCGGCGATGCAGGGCTGGCTCGTCGTCACGGCGCTCTTCGGCCTCGCCTTCCTCGGGATCGAACTCTACGAGTTCGCGCACCTGATCCACGAGGGCGCGACGCCGATGCGCAGCGCCTTCCTGTCATCCTTCTTCACCCTGGTCGGCACGCACGGGCTGCACGTCACCTTCGGCCTGATCTGGCTCGCGATCCTGATGACGCAGGTGTCGAAGCACGGGCTGATCGAGGCCAACCGGCGTCGCCTCATGTGCCTCTCCATGTTCTGGCACTTCCTCGACGTCGTCTGGATCGGCGTCTTCACCTTCGTCTACCTGATGGGCGTGCTGAAATGA
- a CDS encoding MFS transporter, producing the protein MSADAASHSSGHLTDEHGRDHVSPADIALGVIIGRTSEYFDFFVFGLGCVLVFPELVFPFVDRLTGTLYSFGIFALAFVTRPIGSVLFFSIDRNYGRATKLTVALFLLGGSTAAIAFLPGYATIGIWSCVILAAFRLLQGIALGGAWDGLSSLLALNAPANRRGWYTMLPQLGAPFGFILAAGLFAYFEGALSKEDFLGWGWRYPFFVALTINVVALFARLRMVATHEFAELMETRELVPMPVSELIRAHGRTIVLGAFVPLASFALFHLVTIFPVSWINLFTDRSVAEFLLVQAAGGVVGAGAIVTSGLVADQIGRRNTLLLSGGMIALFSLSSIVAPLLFGDSLAGQTIYVIIGFGLLGLAYGQTAGAVASSFGTQYRYTGAALTSDLAWLLGAGFAPLVALTVSSTFGLAWVGIYLLSGAICTLAALAIDRRSEARYE; encoded by the coding sequence ATGAGCGCTGACGCGGCGAGCCATTCATCGGGGCACCTGACGGACGAGCACGGGCGCGACCATGTCAGCCCCGCCGACATCGCGCTGGGCGTCATCATTGGGCGGACGTCGGAATATTTCGACTTCTTCGTCTTCGGCCTCGGCTGCGTGCTGGTCTTCCCCGAGCTGGTCTTCCCCTTCGTCGACCGGCTCACCGGCACGCTCTACAGCTTCGGCATCTTCGCGCTCGCCTTCGTCACGCGCCCGATCGGCTCCGTGCTGTTCTTCTCGATCGACCGCAACTACGGCCGGGCGACCAAGCTCACCGTCGCGCTCTTCCTCCTCGGCGGCTCGACCGCCGCCATCGCCTTCCTGCCGGGCTATGCGACCATCGGCATCTGGTCCTGCGTCATCCTCGCCGCTTTCCGCCTGCTGCAGGGCATCGCGCTCGGCGGCGCCTGGGACGGCCTGTCCTCGCTCCTGGCGCTCAACGCTCCCGCCAACCGGCGCGGCTGGTACACCATGCTGCCGCAGCTTGGCGCCCCGTTCGGCTTCATCCTCGCCGCCGGGCTCTTCGCCTATTTCGAGGGCGCGCTCTCGAAGGAGGATTTCCTCGGCTGGGGCTGGCGTTATCCCTTCTTCGTCGCGCTGACGATCAACGTCGTGGCGCTGTTCGCCCGTCTGCGCATGGTCGCGACCCATGAATTCGCGGAGCTGATGGAAACGCGCGAACTCGTGCCGATGCCGGTATCGGAGCTGATCCGCGCCCATGGCCGCACGATCGTCCTCGGCGCCTTTGTGCCGCTGGCGAGCTTTGCGCTCTTCCACCTCGTCACCATCTTCCCGGTCAGCTGGATCAATCTCTTCACCGATCGCTCGGTCGCGGAGTTCCTGCTGGTGCAGGCGGCAGGTGGCGTGGTCGGCGCCGGTGCGATCGTCACCTCCGGCCTGGTCGCCGACCAGATCGGGCGCCGCAACACGCTGCTGCTCTCCGGTGGAATGATCGCGCTCTTCAGCCTGTCGAGCATCGTCGCCCCGCTGCTCTTCGGCGACAGCTTGGCCGGGCAGACGATCTATGTGATCATCGGCTTCGGGCTGCTTGGCCTCGCCTATGGCCAGACCGCCGGCGCGGTCGCGAGCAGCTTTGGCACGCAATACCGCTACACCGGCGCGGCGCTGACTTCCGACCTCGCCTGGCTGCTCGGCGCAGGCTTCGCGCCATTGGTGGCGCTGACGGTGTCGAGCACGTTCGGCCTCGCCTGGGTCGGCATCTACCTGCTCTCCGGCGCAATCTGCACGCTGGCAGCGCTGGCGATCGATCGGCGCTCGGAAGCACGCTACGAGTGA
- a CDS encoding GNAT family N-acetyltransferase produces the protein MTLTIRPARPDEAGLVLGFVRELAEYEKLLHEVEANEADMAAALFGPEPKVFCDIAEWDGAPAGFAIWFYTYSTFTGRHGIWLEDLYVRPEHRGRGIGKGLMVRLAKRCLDEGLSRFAWWVLNWNEPSRVFYRSIGAVAQSEWTVKRVDGEALRKLAIGG, from the coding sequence ATGACGCTGACGATCCGCCCTGCGCGGCCCGATGAGGCCGGGCTCGTGCTCGGCTTCGTGCGCGAACTCGCGGAGTACGAGAAGCTGCTGCATGAGGTCGAGGCCAACGAGGCCGATATGGCTGCGGCTCTTTTCGGTCCGGAGCCTAAGGTGTTCTGCGACATTGCCGAATGGGACGGCGCCCCGGCGGGATTCGCGATCTGGTTCTACACCTATTCGACCTTCACCGGTCGCCACGGCATCTGGCTCGAGGACCTCTATGTCCGGCCGGAGCACCGCGGCCGCGGTATCGGCAAGGGGCTGATGGTGCGCCTGGCGAAGCGCTGCCTTGACGAGGGGCTGTCGCGTTTCGCTTGGTGGGTGCTGAACTGGAACGAGCCGTCGCGGGTGTTCTACCGCTCGATCGGCGCGGTGGCGCAAAGCGAGTGGACCGTGAAACGGGTCGACGGCGAGGCGCTGCGCAAGCTCGCGATTGGAGGCTGA
- a CDS encoding Do family serine endopeptidase: protein MALTHSHAYRLARVAAVAGMAFATVPAFGQATPGPVQAVPQVHGTTISLADLAERVMPAVVNIAAVTTSETRGRNLPQLPQLGPDTPFGDLFEEFFNRRGRGGEQGQNQPPQTPQQRRSQSAGSGFVIDASGLVVTNNHVIGDANEITVVFSDGLRLKAEVVGKDTKVDLAVLRVKHDKPLPFVRFGDSDKARIGDPVMAIGNPFGLGGSVSSGIVSARNRDINQGPYDTYIQTDAAINKGNSGGPLFNMAGEVIGINTAILSPTGGSVGIGFAVPSSLATNVVDQLKEFGETRRGWLGVRIQNVDDATAEALGLGTARGALIAGIDEKGPAKPAGLEIGDVIVKFDGKDVKDSRELPRIVAATPVGKDVPIQVMRKGKELAKTVKLARLEDGEKVQQASANKPSGEAAKPATASALGLEFSAQNEELRKRYSIKDGLKGVVITKVDSNSNAADKRILVGELVVEVGQEAVNSPEDVTKRLDALKKEGKKSALLLVSNAQGEVRFVAVTMS, encoded by the coding sequence ATGGCACTCACACATTCCCATGCCTACCGTCTGGCGCGGGTCGCGGCTGTCGCCGGCATGGCCTTCGCGACGGTGCCCGCGTTCGGCCAGGCGACACCTGGGCCGGTCCAGGCCGTGCCGCAGGTCCATGGCACCACCATCTCGCTGGCCGATCTTGCCGAGCGGGTGATGCCGGCGGTGGTCAACATCGCCGCGGTGACGACCAGCGAGACCCGCGGCCGCAACCTGCCGCAACTGCCGCAGCTCGGCCCCGACACCCCGTTCGGCGACCTGTTCGAGGAATTCTTCAACCGCCGCGGCCGTGGCGGCGAACAGGGTCAGAACCAGCCGCCGCAGACACCCCAGCAGCGCCGGTCGCAATCAGCCGGCTCGGGCTTCGTGATCGACGCGTCGGGCCTCGTGGTGACCAACAACCACGTCATCGGCGATGCCAACGAGATCACTGTGGTGTTCAGTGATGGCCTGCGCCTCAAGGCCGAGGTCGTCGGCAAGGACACCAAGGTCGACCTGGCCGTGTTGCGGGTGAAGCACGACAAGCCGCTGCCCTTCGTGAGGTTCGGCGACTCCGACAAGGCGCGCATCGGCGATCCCGTCATGGCAATCGGCAACCCGTTCGGCCTCGGCGGCTCGGTCTCGTCGGGTATCGTCTCGGCCCGCAACCGCGACATCAACCAGGGTCCCTACGACACCTACATCCAGACCGATGCGGCCATCAACAAGGGCAATTCGGGCGGTCCGCTGTTCAACATGGCCGGCGAGGTGATCGGCATCAACACCGCGATCCTGTCGCCGACCGGCGGCTCGGTCGGCATCGGCTTTGCCGTACCGTCCTCGCTGGCGACCAACGTCGTCGATCAGCTCAAGGAATTCGGCGAGACCCGCCGCGGCTGGCTCGGCGTCCGCATCCAGAACGTCGATGACGCCACAGCGGAGGCGCTCGGCCTCGGCACGGCGCGCGGCGCGCTGATTGCCGGCATCGACGAGAAGGGCCCGGCCAAGCCGGCCGGCCTCGAGATCGGCGACGTGATCGTCAAGTTCGACGGCAAGGACGTGAAGGATTCGCGCGAGCTGCCGCGCATCGTCGCCGCCACTCCAGTTGGCAAGGACGTGCCGATTCAGGTCATGCGCAAGGGCAAGGAGCTCGCCAAGACGGTCAAGCTCGCCCGGCTCGAGGATGGCGAGAAGGTCCAGCAGGCCTCAGCCAACAAGCCGTCGGGCGAAGCTGCCAAGCCGGCGACCGCCTCGGCGCTCGGTCTCGAATTCTCGGCCCAGAACGAGGAGCTGCGCAAGCGCTACTCGATCAAGGACGGGCTGAAGGGCGTCGTCATCACCAAGGTCGACAGCAACTCGAACGCCGCCGACAAGCGCATCCTCGTCGGCGAGCTCGTGGTCGAGGTCGGCCAGGAGGCGGTGAACTCGCCCGAGGACGTCACCAAGCGGCTCGATGCCCTGAAGAAGGAGGGCAAGAAGTCGGCCCTGCTGCTGGTCTCGAACGCCCAGGGCGAAGTCCGCTTCGTCGCGGTGACGATGAGCTGA
- a CDS encoding dihydrofolate reductase: MANLPVVLIAAIAENGVIGRDNQLIWRLKTDLRRFRELTMGCPIIMGRKTYLSIGKPLPGRQTVVLSRDPAFGPDGVYVVPSLDQALATSQGLGKAMGARAIIVAGGGEVYAQALPIADRLELTFVHARPEGDAVFPDFDRAAFRESVRSEHPAGADDEFSFAFATFERAS; this comes from the coding sequence GTGGCGAACCTACCAGTCGTCCTGATCGCGGCGATCGCCGAAAACGGCGTGATCGGCCGCGACAATCAGCTGATCTGGCGGCTGAAGACCGATCTGCGCCGGTTCCGTGAGCTGACAATGGGCTGCCCCATCATCATGGGGCGCAAGACCTACCTGTCGATCGGCAAGCCGCTGCCGGGGCGCCAGACCGTCGTGCTCTCGCGCGATCCGGCCTTCGGGCCGGACGGCGTCTATGTCGTGCCCTCGCTCGATCAGGCGCTCGCAACGTCGCAGGGGCTCGGCAAGGCGATGGGGGCGCGCGCTATCATCGTCGCGGGTGGCGGTGAGGTCTATGCCCAGGCGCTGCCGATCGCGGATCGGCTGGAATTGACCTTCGTCCACGCTCGTCCGGAGGGCGATGCGGTGTTCCCGGACTTCGACCGTGCGGCCTTCCGCGAGAGCGTCCGCAGCGAGCATCCGGCCGGTGCGGATGACGAATTTTCCTTCGCGTTCGCGACCTTCGAGCGGGCCTCCTGA